The DNA segment CCCAGAGAAAGTCTTAGGGGTGCGTGAAGAATGGGCAAACGAGCATCCTGAAACGCACATTGCCCTGCTCAAAGCGATACTGGAAGCCTGCGAATACTGTGACGATCGCCGCCACCGGGAAGAGATTGTAGAGCTGCTAGCTCGGCCTGAATATGTTGGCACCGCTGCCCAGTACATTCGGCCTGGTTTCATCGACCCTTACAATCGCGGCAACGGCGAAGCACCGCAAAACTTGCCTCGCTACAACCAATTCCACGTCGGTCAAGCCAACTGTCCCGGTCGCGTAGAAGGGCTGTGGATTTTGACTCAACTCGCTCGTTGGGGTATCACTGCTTTCCCCAAAAATTGGGTCGAAGTTCTCGATCGCGTCCGGCGGGTCGATCTGTATGGAGAAGCCGCTAGACAACTCGGTTGGCCCGATACCGAACCCGATCGCGATTCCTTCAAGCTCTTTGATGGCACTCTCTTCAACCCCGACGATCCCATCGGTTATCTCAATCGCCTCACGATCCATCGCGATATCCGCATTGAAGAAATTATCCTCGATCAACCTACCCCCACCCCAACTTCCACCACTCCTACTTCTACAAGTCCCACGATCGCCGCCTAACTTTTCTTTTTCATTCCTCCTCCCTCCCTTTTCATCCTTCCTCTCATCCCTCCTCCCCTAGGAACCATGCAAATTCTCGACGGTCAAGCCTTAGATTCATCTCCAGCCATGAACCGAGACCCCTTCTTGGTCATTGACAACGTTTCTAAGGTCTACCCCACACCCAACGGTCCCTACACAGTTTTAGATGGAATTGATCTCACAGTCTACGAAGGCGAGTTTATCTGCGTCATCGGGCACTCTGGCTGTGGTAAGTCAACCCTCCTAAACATGGTGGCAGGCTTTAACAAACCCACCACTGGAGAAGTGCGCCTGCAAACCAAACGCATTACTCAGCCTGGACCCGACCGGATGATGGTGTTCCAGAATTATGCTTTGCTGCCTTGGATGAGCGCTTTTGAAAACGTCTACCTCGGCGTGGATGAAGTCTATCCCGACAAGCCACGGGCCGAGAAGGTGAAGATTGTCCGGGAGCACCTGGCAATGGTGGGTCTAACAGAAGCCGCTGACAAAAAACCAGGGCAACTGTCGGGCGGGATGAAACAGCGGGTCGCGATCGCCCGTGCTCTGGCCATTCGTCCGGAAGTGTTGATCTTGGATGAACCCTTTGGAGCGCTAGACGCAATCACGAAGGAAGAACTGCAAGAGGAATTGCTGCAAATCTGGCGGGATCATCGTTGCACCGTGATGATGATTACCCACGACATTGATGAGGCACTATTCCTAGCCGATCGCCTGGTGATGATGACCAATGGCCCCTCGGCTCAGATTGGTGAGGTGCTAGAGATCCCCTTCCCTCGTCCCCGCGATCGCGCTCAGTTGCTAGAAAGCCCAGAATACTACAGCCTCCGCAACTATGCGCTTGA comes from the Trichocoleus sp. FACHB-46 genome and includes:
- a CDS encoding nitrate ABC transporter ATP-binding protein (This model describes the ATP binding subunits of ATP-binding cassette (ABC) transporters for nitrate transport, or for bicarbonate transport, in bacteria and archaea.) codes for the protein MQILDGQALDSSPAMNRDPFLVIDNVSKVYPTPNGPYTVLDGIDLTVYEGEFICVIGHSGCGKSTLLNMVAGFNKPTTGEVRLQTKRITQPGPDRMMVFQNYALLPWMSAFENVYLGVDEVYPDKPRAEKVKIVREHLAMVGLTEAADKKPGQLSGGMKQRVAIARALAIRPEVLILDEPFGALDAITKEELQEELLQIWRDHRCTVMMITHDIDEALFLADRLVMMTNGPSAQIGEVLEIPFPRPRDRAQLLESPEYYSLRNYALDFLYSRFALAH